From Polyodon spathula isolate WHYD16114869_AA chromosome 26, ASM1765450v1, whole genome shotgun sequence, one genomic window encodes:
- the LOC121300669 gene encoding uncharacterized protein LOC121300669, with protein sequence MSSQPRQSEPGFLEQSHQKQLDLMGQSLHRDQPFIGPNRPREAGVTGQRHQTEPGFIGPHRHKEQGFPRRKGQTHLNFNGQSVQTEPGFTGPKCQNYSVRDQISRVVLDLETVLGGLKQVHQEMKELVQQIDQLTSKLDLTGVESGNGYRSDTVTSTSSSSGVVVFNKAGGHQQHPKPKVAAAFSTIKRHQAKPPPAPFPVVRMSNNCRADRPPVPEMGPVVGINLPPTATRGRTQLEEPVWLPRRQGKARGSHPPLQERPGFRSSVTVYPEGCSGRQKPPFCPPSRELVRLTSAPASRYQPPSSLTNQHCPTPRRITSTAV encoded by the exons ATGTCTTCTCAGCCCAGACAATCAGAACCGGGCTTTTTAGAACAGAGCCACCAGAAACAACTGGACCTTATGGGGCAGAGCCTTCATAGAGACCAACCCTTTATTGGGCCGAATAGGCCTAGAGAAGCAGGCGTTACCGGACAGAGGCATCAGACAGAACCAGGATTTATTGGACCACACCGTCACAAAGAGCAAGGATTTCCAAGACGGAAGGGTCAGACACACCTGAACTTTAATGGACAGAGCGTTCAGACAGAACCGGGCTTCACTGGGCCGAAGTGCCAGAATTATTCAGTCCGGGATCAGATCAGCCGGGTGGTTTTGGATTTGGAGACAGTTCTGGGGGGGCTGAAGCAGGTCCATCAGGAGATGAAGGAG CTCGTCCAGCAAATAGACCAGCTGACCTCCAAGCTTGACCTGACAGGGGTTGAGTCCGGCAACGGTTACCGTAGCGACACTGTGACCAGCACCAGCAGCTCAAGTGGGGTCGTAGTGTTCAATAAGGCCGGCGGTCATCAGCAGCATCCAAAGCCAAAGGTGGCAGCTGCCTTTTCGACAATAAAACGACATCAAGCAAAGCCTCCACCTGCACCCTTTCCAGTAGTCAGAATGTCAAACAACTGTAGAGCAGACAGGCCCCCCGTACCCGAGATGGGGCCAGTGGTCGGGATCAACCTTCCGCCAACAGCCACCAGGGGGCGAACGCAGCTGGAAGAACCAGTCTGGCTGCCGAGGCGACAGGGGAAGGCGAGGGGCTCCcatcctcccttgcaggagcggCCAGGCTTCAGGTCCAGTGTTACTGTCTATCCTGAGGGCTGCTCTGGGAGGCAAAAGCCACCATTCTGTCCTCCAAGCAGAGAACTTGTCAGGCTAACCAGTGCCCCAGCCAGCCGCTACCAGCCTCCCAGCTCTCTCACAAATCAACACTGCCCCACCCCACGCAGGATCACCTCAACTGCAGTGTGA
- the LOC121300673 gene encoding myeloid-derived growth factor-like has translation MASASGCKFCAPPVLFVLNLILLLITAKSASASQERTKTEEFNVRPGGVVHSFSQKMGEYSCSFTYASQGGTNEQWQMSVGVSEDDRLFSCSVWRPQGKSYLFFTQFKAEVTGAKIEYGSAFSQAAVGGHKDVALKAEEYTVGESTVTHNEGKFHAELSKLTIIARTRHDEF, from the exons ATGGCTTCTGCAAGCGGGTGCAAGTTCTGTGCCCCTCCGGTTCTGTTTGTGTTAAatttaatattattgttaataactgCAAAATCCGCATCGGCTTCCCAGGAGAGAACTAAGACCGAGGAGTTTAATGTCAGACCCGGGGGAGTGGTGCATTCATTCTCCCAGAAAATG GGGGAATACAGCTGTAGCTTCACCTATGCTTCCCAGGGTGGCACTAACGAG CAATGGCAGATGAGTGTGGGTGTGAGTGAGGACGACAGGCTCTTCTCCTGCTCCGTGTGGAG ACCCCAGGGGAAGTCCTACCTGTTCTTCACTCAGTTCAAAGCCGAGGTGACTGGTGCTAAGATTGAATACGGCAGTGCGTTC TCCCAGGCTGCAGTCGGAGGACACAAAGACGTGGCACTGAAAGCAGAGGAGTACACAGTGGGAGAAAGCACAG TGACACACAATGAAGGCAAGTTTCATGCTGAGCTGTCAAAGCTCACCATCATTGCGAGAACACGCCACGACGAGTTCTGA
- the LOC121300672 gene encoding tumor necrosis factor alpha-induced protein 8-like protein 1, translating to MDTFSTKNLALQAQKKLMSKMATKSMASMFIDDTSSEVLDELYRVAKEYTRNRKEAQKVIKNLIKTVVKLGVLYRNNQFNGEELALVERFRRKVHTLAMTVVSFHQIEFTFDRRVLSTMLNDCRELLHQAVNRHLTGKSHARINHVFNLFADCDFLAALYGPSEVYRPHLQKICEGINKMLDDGNL from the coding sequence ATGGATACCTTCAGCACAAAGAACCTGGCTCTGCAGGCGCAGAAGAAGCTGATGAGCAAGATGGCAACCAAGTCGATGGCCAGCATGTTCATCGACGACACCAGCAGCGAGGTCCTGGACGAGCTGTACCGCGTGGCCAAGGAGTACACGCGGAACCGCAAGGAAGCGCAGAAGGTCATCAAGAACCTCATCAAGACGGTGGTGAAGCTGGGCGTGCTCTACCGCAACAACCAGTTCAACGGGGAGGAGCTGGCCCTGGTGGAGCGCTTCCGCAGGAAGGTCCACACCCTGGCCATGACAGTGGTTAGCTTCCACCAGATTGAGTTCACCTTTGACCGGCGCGTCCTCTCCACCATGCTCAACGACTGCAGGGAGCTCCTGCACCAAGCTGTCAACCGCCACCTGACGGGCAAGTCCCACGCCAGGATCAACCACGTCTTCAACCTCTTCGCGGACTGCGACTTCCTGGCTGCCCTCTACGGGCCCTCTGAGGTCTACCGGCCGCACCTGCAGAAGATCTGCGAGGGCATCAACAAAATGCTGGACGATGGTAACCTCTGA